One Hypanus sabinus isolate sHypSab1 chromosome 4, sHypSab1.hap1, whole genome shotgun sequence genomic region harbors:
- the frzb gene encoding secreted frizzled-related protein 3 isoform X2: MLRLGGCSVFLWVSYLSLGPGLVRVVQAAACEPIRIPMCKPMPWNMTKMPNHLHHSTQDNAVLAIEQYEGLVGTDCSPVLLFFLCAMYAPICTIDFQHEPIKPCKSVCERARDGCEPVMRQYNHTWPENLACEEFPVYDRGVCISPEAIVTADAPAPDLSIHSSNNNCRNLGGGGCRCPAVKLTQKVYLKNNYNYVIRAKVKEVKSKCHDVATTVEVKDVLKSSLVNIPKETVTLHTSSACLCPEIRTNEEYVIMGYEDEERARLLLVEGSIAVKWKDRLGKRIKNWDQRLRQDRRKGRSGQQNGEKRLQPRDTAVASRQRNKRRNAKQARQ, translated from the exons ATGCTTCGACTTGGAGGTTGTTCTGTCTTTCTGTGGGTGAGCTATCTGAGTCTGGGTCCGGGTCTGGTTCGCGTGGTGCAAGCGGCTGCTTGCGAACCCATCCGGATCCCGATGTGCAAACCAATGCCCTGGAACATGACGAAGATGCCGAACCATCTGCATCACAGCACCCAGGATAACGCCGTGTTGGCGATAGAGCAGTACGAGGGCTTGGTGGGCACCGACTGCAGCCCCGTGCTGCTCTTTTTCCTCTGCGCGATGTATGCCCCGATCTGCACCATCGACTTTCAACACGAGCCCATCAAACCCTGTAAGTCGGTGTGCGAGAGGGCGAGGGATGGCTGCGAGCCCGTCATGAGACAGTACAACCATACCTGGCCGGAAAACCTGGCTTGCGAGGAGTTCCCGGTGTACGACCGCGGAGTTTGCATCTCCCCCGAAGCCATTGTAACAGCCGACGCACCTG CTCCAGACCTATCAATTCATTCTTCTAATAATAACTGCAGGAACCTGGGAGGAG GCGGTTGCAGGTGCCCGGCGGTGAAGCTCACACAGAAAGTTTACCTGAAGAACAACTATAATTACG TTATTCGGGCCAAAGTGAAAGAAGTCAAGAGTAAGTGCCACGACGTTGCCACCACAGTGGAAGTGAAAGACGTCCTGAAATCGTCCCTGGTGAATATCCCGAAGGAAACAGTGACCCTTCACACCAGCTCAGCGTGTCTCTGCCCTGAAATCAGAACGAACGAGGAGTATGTTATCATGGGCTACGAGGATGAAGAGCGGGCGAG GTTACTCCTGGTGGAGGGTTCCATAGCCGTGAAATGGAAGGATCGACTTGGGAAAAGAATCAAG AACTGGGATCAGAGGCTCCGTCaggatagaagaaagggaagaagcggCCAACAAAATGGAGAGAAACGTTTACAACCCAGAGATACAGCAGTCGCATCCAGACAGAGGAATAAAAGGAGGAATGCTAAGCAAGCACGTCAGTAA
- the frzb gene encoding secreted frizzled-related protein 3 isoform X1 gives MLRLGGCSVFLWVSYLSLGPGLVRVVQAAACEPIRIPMCKPMPWNMTKMPNHLHHSTQDNAVLAIEQYEGLVGTDCSPVLLFFLCAMYAPICTIDFQHEPIKPCKSVCERARDGCEPVMRQYNHTWPENLACEEFPVYDRGVCISPEAIVTADAPETAPDLSIHSSNNNCRNLGGGGCRCPAVKLTQKVYLKNNYNYVIRAKVKEVKSKCHDVATTVEVKDVLKSSLVNIPKETVTLHTSSACLCPEIRTNEEYVIMGYEDEERARLLLVEGSIAVKWKDRLGKRIKNWDQRLRQDRRKGRSGQQNGEKRLQPRDTAVASRQRNKRRNAKQARQ, from the exons ATGCTTCGACTTGGAGGTTGTTCTGTCTTTCTGTGGGTGAGCTATCTGAGTCTGGGTCCGGGTCTGGTTCGCGTGGTGCAAGCGGCTGCTTGCGAACCCATCCGGATCCCGATGTGCAAACCAATGCCCTGGAACATGACGAAGATGCCGAACCATCTGCATCACAGCACCCAGGATAACGCCGTGTTGGCGATAGAGCAGTACGAGGGCTTGGTGGGCACCGACTGCAGCCCCGTGCTGCTCTTTTTCCTCTGCGCGATGTATGCCCCGATCTGCACCATCGACTTTCAACACGAGCCCATCAAACCCTGTAAGTCGGTGTGCGAGAGGGCGAGGGATGGCTGCGAGCCCGTCATGAGACAGTACAACCATACCTGGCCGGAAAACCTGGCTTGCGAGGAGTTCCCGGTGTACGACCGCGGAGTTTGCATCTCCCCCGAAGCCATTGTAACAGCCGACGCACCTG AAACAGCTCCAGACCTATCAATTCATTCTTCTAATAATAACTGCAGGAACCTGGGAGGAG GCGGTTGCAGGTGCCCGGCGGTGAAGCTCACACAGAAAGTTTACCTGAAGAACAACTATAATTACG TTATTCGGGCCAAAGTGAAAGAAGTCAAGAGTAAGTGCCACGACGTTGCCACCACAGTGGAAGTGAAAGACGTCCTGAAATCGTCCCTGGTGAATATCCCGAAGGAAACAGTGACCCTTCACACCAGCTCAGCGTGTCTCTGCCCTGAAATCAGAACGAACGAGGAGTATGTTATCATGGGCTACGAGGATGAAGAGCGGGCGAG GTTACTCCTGGTGGAGGGTTCCATAGCCGTGAAATGGAAGGATCGACTTGGGAAAAGAATCAAG AACTGGGATCAGAGGCTCCGTCaggatagaagaaagggaagaagcggCCAACAAAATGGAGAGAAACGTTTACAACCCAGAGATACAGCAGTCGCATCCAGACAGAGGAATAAAAGGAGGAATGCTAAGCAAGCACGTCAGTAA